The proteins below come from a single Rhinolophus ferrumequinum isolate MPI-CBG mRhiFer1 chromosome 8, mRhiFer1_v1.p, whole genome shotgun sequence genomic window:
- the LOC117026108 gene encoding 60S ribosomal protein L39-like — MSSHKTFRIKRFLAKKQKQNRPIPQWIRMKTGNKIRYTSKRRHWRRTKLGL; from the coding sequence ATGTCTTCTCACAAGACTTTCAGGATCAAGCGTTTCCTGgccaagaaacaaaagcagaatcgGCCCATTCCCCAATGGATTCGGATGAAAACTGGTAATAAAATCAGGTACACCTCCAAGAGGAGACATTGGAGAAGAACCAAGCTGGGTCTATAA